GTATTTGAGGGGCTTAGCCGGGAATTGTGGCCCAAATTTGCGTCAATTCCGGCAATATTGTTGCCAATCAATGCGGCAGGTGTCTTGAAATGGTGCCTAAACTCTTGCAGAGAGAGCGCGGCTGCGCTAACCACTTTGGCGTTGCAACATATTTGTGCGCCTTTAGACTTTCAGTCGCAAAGGCAGGTCCGGCACCCGGCCGGACAGGGAAGAGACCATGACTGAACTCCTCAGTTCCTATATTCCGATCGCAATCTTTATCGGTATCGCTCTTGTCATTGGCCTGGCGCTTCTCATCGCGCCTTTCGCTGTCGCTTATAAGGCGCCGGACCCGGAAAAGCTCTCCGCTTTCGAGTGCGGTTTCAATGCCTTCGACGACGCCCGCATGAAGTTCGATATCCGGTTTTATCTGGTGTCCATTCTCTTCATCATCTTCGACCTGGAAGTCGCCTTCCTGTTCCCCTGGGCTGTGTCCTTCGGTGACATGGGCTGGTTCGGTTTCTGGTCTATGATGGTGTTCCTCGCCGTTCTCACCATCGGCTTTATCTATGAGTGGAAGAAGGGAGCGCTGGAATGGGCATGAGCCAGAACAACAGCACGCTCGTTGCACCGCAGCCGAAGGGGATCATCGATCCCGCGACCGGCAAGCCTGTCGGCAGCAACGATGCCTACTTCACGGAAATCAACGACGAGCTGGCCGACAAGGGCTTTCTCGTCACCTCGACCGACGAGCTGATCACCTGGGCGCGTACCGGCTCCCTGATGTGGATGCAGTTCGGTCTTGCCTGCTGCGCCGTCGAGGGTCTGATGCAGGCTTCCGGCCCGCGTTACGACATGGAGCGCTTCGGTGTCGCCCCGCGCGCCTCGCCGCGCCAGTCGGACGTGATGATCGTCGCGGGAACGCTGACCAACAAGATGGCGCCGGCACTGCGCAAGGTCTATGACCAGATGCCCGAGCCGCGTTATGTCATCTCCATGGGCTCCTGCGCCAATGGCGGCGGCTATTACCATTATTCCTACGCCGTCGTGCGCGGCTGCGACCGAGTCGTCCCGGTGGATATCTACGTTCCGGGCTGTCCCCCCACGGCGGAGGCGCTGCTTTACGGCGTGCTTCTGCTGCAGAAGAAGATCCGGCGTACCGGTACGATCGAGCGCTAAGGGCAAAGGACGGATTAAGGAATGAGCGAAGCTCTAAACGATCTTGCTGCTTACGTTAAGGAAGCGCGTGGTTCCCTCGTGGTTTCGGCCGATATCGCCTATGGCGAGCTGACGCTGAACACGACGACGGAAAGCGTTATCGCGCTTTTGACGTTCCTGCGTGACGATGTGCAGTGCGGTTTCGTCAACATCATCGATATTTGCGGCGTCGACTGGCCGCAGCGCGAGAAGCGTTTCGACGTTGTCTATCACCTCTTGTCGCCGCGCCAGAATGTGCGCGTGCGCATCAAGCTGCAGGTGGCGGAAGACGAGGGCGTTCCCTCGGCAACCTCCGTTTACATGGGTGCAGACTGGTTCGAGCGCGAAGCCTGGGATATGTACGGCATTCCTTTCGAAGGCCATGCGGATCTTCGCCGAATCCTCACCGATTACGGTTTCGAAGGTCATCCGCTGCGCAAGGATTTTCCGGTTACCGGCTTTGTGGAAGTACGCTACGATGACGTTCTGAAGCGGGTTCTCTATGAACCGGTCGAACTGAAGCAGGAATTCCGCAATTTCGATTTCCTCTCTCCCTGGGAGGGGACTGACTATGTTCTCCCGGGTGACGAAAAGGCCAAGCAATGAGCGAAGCCCCCGCGACAGAGCACGGACAATGTCTTTGCGGCGCCGTTGGCTTCAATGCCAGCATCGGCG
This region of Agrobacterium tumefaciens genomic DNA includes:
- a CDS encoding NADH-quinone oxidoreductase subunit A, which encodes MTELLSSYIPIAIFIGIALVIGLALLIAPFAVAYKAPDPEKLSAFECGFNAFDDARMKFDIRFYLVSILFIIFDLEVAFLFPWAVSFGDMGWFGFWSMMVFLAVLTIGFIYEWKKGALEWA
- a CDS encoding NuoB/complex I 20 kDa subunit family protein; amino-acid sequence: MGMSQNNSTLVAPQPKGIIDPATGKPVGSNDAYFTEINDELADKGFLVTSTDELITWARTGSLMWMQFGLACCAVEGLMQASGPRYDMERFGVAPRASPRQSDVMIVAGTLTNKMAPALRKVYDQMPEPRYVISMGSCANGGGYYHYSYAVVRGCDRVVPVDIYVPGCPPTAEALLYGVLLLQKKIRRTGTIER
- a CDS encoding NADH-quinone oxidoreductase subunit C, coding for MSEALNDLAAYVKEARGSLVVSADIAYGELTLNTTTESVIALLTFLRDDVQCGFVNIIDICGVDWPQREKRFDVVYHLLSPRQNVRVRIKLQVAEDEGVPSATSVYMGADWFEREAWDMYGIPFEGHADLRRILTDYGFEGHPLRKDFPVTGFVEVRYDDVLKRVLYEPVELKQEFRNFDFLSPWEGTDYVLPGDEKAKQ